From one bacterium genomic stretch:
- a CDS encoding HIT domain-containing protein encodes MERLWAPWRMAYIMTTVKQNDDGCVFCQMLAEQDDERNLILRRLPHAFVVMNLFPYNTGHLMVVPTRHTGDFSSLSDDEHQSLVNLLKKSQVTLERCLSPHGFNLGMNLGRASGAGITDHLHYHIVPRWTGDSNFMPVLSDTKVISESLADTYRRLKEEFYSSR; translated from the coding sequence GTGGAACGCCTGTGGGCGCCCTGGCGGATGGCCTATATTATGACCACGGTCAAGCAGAACGACGACGGTTGTGTGTTCTGCCAGATGTTGGCCGAACAGGACGACGAACGCAATCTGATTTTGCGGCGTTTGCCGCACGCCTTCGTGGTCATGAATCTGTTTCCCTACAACACGGGTCACCTGATGGTGGTGCCGACGCGGCATACCGGCGATTTCTCGTCGCTTTCCGACGACGAACACCAATCCCTCGTGAACCTGCTGAAGAAATCGCAGGTCACGCTGGAACGTTGCCTGTCGCCGCACGGATTCAATCTGGGAATGAATCTGGGACGCGCGTCGGGGGCGGGCATCACCGATCACCTGCACTATCACATCGTCCCGCGCTGGACGGGGGACAGCAACTTCATGCCGGTTCTATCCGACACCAAAGTCATCTCCGAGAGTCTGGCCGACACGTATCGCCGCTTGAAAGAGGAATTTTACTCCTCTCGGTGA
- a CDS encoding succinate dehydrogenase has product MAYTVPALNEPLGQTSRSDTWWLVPSLMAVSFIGFVIYAAWASFQPVEFAAWGAYRSPFYSPDLSKYIPGFSWSPALLVVWLPAGFRLTCYYGRKAYFRSVLLSPPACAVGKGKGGYRGESTLPWILNNVHRYFLYLVLVLVAFHWIHLIEAFHFEDGCHMGIGTIVVCADTILLSLYALGCHSLRHIVGGNVDCWSCASA; this is encoded by the coding sequence ATGGCCTATACGGTTCCTGCCCTGAACGAGCCATTGGGTCAAACCTCGCGATCGGACACGTGGTGGCTGGTGCCCAGCCTGATGGCGGTCTCGTTTATTGGATTCGTCATCTACGCGGCTTGGGCATCGTTCCAACCGGTGGAGTTCGCGGCGTGGGGCGCGTATCGCTCGCCGTTCTACTCGCCTGATCTGTCCAAGTACATCCCCGGATTTTCGTGGTCGCCGGCGTTGCTGGTGGTGTGGCTTCCGGCCGGATTCCGCCTCACCTGCTACTATGGACGGAAGGCTTACTTTCGGTCGGTGCTGCTGAGTCCGCCGGCGTGCGCGGTGGGAAAGGGAAAGGGCGGCTATCGCGGCGAAAGCACGCTGCCGTGGATTCTGAACAACGTCCACCGCTATTTTCTGTATCTGGTGCTGGTGCTGGTTGCGTTCCACTGGATTCACCTCATCGAGGCGTTCCATTTCGAGGACGGATGTCACATGGGAATCGGCACCATCGTGGTCTGCGCCGATACGATTCTGCTCTCGCTCTACGCGTTGGGCTGTCATTCGCTGCGGCACATCGTGGGCGGGAACGTGGACTGTTGGTCCTGTGCATCGGCGG